ACAAATTGCTTTTCTGCATCCCTGATAGGCGACGAACAGTATCAGCAGCATTCTGAATGAATTGAGAGTTGCCCGGGCGCCTTTTTGAGGACgctcaagacaaaaaaagaccaTTACGAGAAGCCAACCTGCTGGAAACTAAATTACGGATAGGATTCTCTAACACTTGCCTGAACACGAATCCAATAACTCCTACTTTATAGAGCAGGCGGACAATTTCAAGTTGACGCGGCTGTCGAGGAGCAACAAGAACACTCCAAAGAGAATGAGAAACAGACATTTGGCTCTTTTTCattccacttttcttttttttctttttttatttgtcaaggGACACGTTTGATAAAGTATTCAAATTCATACATGATCTCACACCTGGGAGCCGCCTGCAGCAACCACAGTCTGCAGGACTGCATCGCTCAAAGATACTTAAGTGCGTTGTCGTTTTCTTCAATTTTTATATCGAATTATCAAAGGTGTTGCACAGGTCATCGCTGCAGCACTTCATGTCGATGTAGGCGTTCATCTTCAGCATTTCACAGGACTCCAGGGCCATGCATTTCTGGTACTGGCCATCTAAGAAAGTAAAGGGGGGGGGAAAGAGGTAAAGGTCGGCTTTTAACACACCATCTCACTGTGGTAGAGGGAGAATGTTTTGGCAGATTTACGTGATTCAGGTATTTGACATGCAGATTTCTTTCACACTTTAGCCACAAGAGGTCTTCTTAACACTTGCATGTCGGTTTTAACTGCTTTATCAGTTTGAGCATGCTGAGAGACTCACGTGGCGCTCTGAGGAACTTAGCAGCGGCACAGCCGTTCTTCTCTGGGCTGCAGGTCTCCACGGTGAGCTCACAGGTTCCACCGGCCGTTTTGGAGATACAGCGGTGACATTCCAGGGCAccacctgaaaaaaacaaagaaaaacaaaacacatttcagtctaGGAACTTCTCAACATCACAGTTTTTACGATGGCTgtgatttttacttttaataacaTGCATACGCTGTCATCTTAAAAGTTGgcttcactttttaaaaaaaaacgtcaggAAACCTCAGAATTACAAAGTAGAGTATTAGACTGAATTTGAGTGAGCTAAAAAGTTTTAACCACTTGAAATTATTATTCTGCTTTACTTCGGTGAGGTCATTAGTTGCCTTGAAGATGTGCGGCCTTGTGCATCATTTCTTTATGAGTTCATCTGGTTGCCTTTTCAAGATTAATTGAGctgttgaaagtgtttttttcttgttttttttcacagttgagGTTACAGACTGACTCTCCACCTCTCTACACTTGTGTTTTAAGGGCTTTATTTGCATaaacaactgacaaaacacactgtaagCAAAGCTGAAGATAGATTTTGTTTGCTGCAATATTGTCATAGTGATTTAGTTTGGCAGTGGTAATCCtgtagtgaaaatctgattttgtgACGGCTCTGTTTCAGTCAgtatttttccttctctgttgcCCTTTCTGATAGAATTCAGCTCATACTGTGTTTAGTGTCTCTTTCTATAGAAACCCGTCCTGGAATTATTATCATGAATAAGTTATTAATGGGTATTTCAGTTTAGTAAATAGAAGTTGAAGCTGAGCATGAAGCCACAAAGGAGGTaaattaattactttttatACAAGTGCTTTCATTTCTTTAAGCATAACCGTCTACAatctcctgcaaaatgaaaagatCGCCTTTGAGTTCCAGACAGGTCAGACCGAGACTACAGTGCAGAGTTTGCAGACGTCTGCgttgcacagcagcagaggttgtGTTTATTCAGTGGAGAATCAGTGACAGACCCACCAGCTGTAAACAGCAGGGCGACGGCTAAAGCCAAGACCAAAAACTTCATTGTTCCGTTCGGGTG
Above is a window of Acanthopagrus latus isolate v.2019 chromosome 21, fAcaLat1.1, whole genome shotgun sequence DNA encoding:
- the ly97.3 gene encoding CD59B glycoprotein, which encodes MKFLVLALAVALLFTAGGALECHRCISKTAGGTCELTVETCSPEKNGCAAAKFLRAPHGQYQKCMALESCEMLKMNAYIDMKCCSDDLCNTFDNSI